From the Carassius auratus strain Wakin chromosome 36, ASM336829v1, whole genome shotgun sequence genome, the window GCACCACCATACTAAAGCACTCCAAAACAAcgtgaataaataaagaaagagcTTGATATCTGATTTCTTGACATCACTTGTTATACACAGTGACTCTTTGTAGAGGACATGAATTGAATGACAGTATTTCTCGCTGTTAGCAGCCTCAGCTGTGCCAAGCAGCAGATAAGCCAGCATTCATTAAGTCCCGCACGGTGATGACGGGTCAAGGTTAGCGCGCGTCCTGAGTGCCTGTCTGCTTTACTCTGGCATTCAACTCACCCACGGACTTGGCCATCAAGCTTCCTGCCATACTGCATATCATGTAAGTCTCAGAAACAGCCTGTTAGATAGAGAATATATTTAAAGCAAAGGTGAAAAAACACACACCCAATATTGCAATGGGCGGCTGTAAGCACCCAGGACTTGTGGACCAGACATCCGCCACAGAAGTGCTGGCCCTTCGAGCTCTGTATCGACACGATGTATTTGATTGAATTTGGCGACGGGGTATATCCGCCAACAATGCGCCCCTGAACAGAGTCCAGACCtggaaaacattataaaaacatttaaaacagctaaGAACCCAAGGGGACTGTGAAAGGTCTTATTTAATTGACAGCTGACAAATTCAAACTTGACACCATGTCTGTTAAATAAAGGTCACGTTTCACGgtattcaccaaaaaaaaaaaaaaaaaaaatgaatatatatatacaatatagcACCCAGTTTTTATTCTTGTTGGTTACATATAGTTTGAAAAACGGATATAATTTCAAAACAATTTAAACGTACTGACACTAATTTTTGTAATGCGGCGTAACTAACAAGTAATGAATATGAACATATTTCTTAAACACATGTGAGTGTACATATCATATTTCTAAAGACATAAATATATAGAATTTCAGATATTGGACATTTACATACAAAAGGGTCAAAATTGACTGATATTTTGAGAGACATTAGTCATTAGTCCtctttataatatactgtataatattttattaataattcaaaggctggctaaatcaatcaatcaatcaatcaatcaatcagtgatgcttgcttattattatttgacaAACCGTTGTAATAAAAGTATATACTTAAAAAggtttactttctaaaaaaaaaaaaaaaatcaccatttgTTAGGTTTTTTTTCAATAGGTGAGGACAGTTGTatcattcagacttttttctaCTTTATGTCGGATTATTactaaaaaaaagagtcaaaagTAAATCTTATGCCTTGTTGGAAAGCTAGAGCTGTAGGCGAAACCACAAAAATAGCTCCTGATATTATTCAGTATACTTACAGTTGGCTGGGATGAGTTTGAACAGCAGCAGAAAGAGCAGCATGATCATGGCTAATGTGAGCGAGTAAAGCAGTTCTGACTCTGACTCTAGTCTATATCTAGCAAACCCCTCCACAAGGGATGAGGAAATCACATCAACACGGTTCCTCAGGTTTCCATAGTTCTGATTTCAGTATTCATGGGGTGCTATGAATCAAACAATGTTTGATTCAGCTGAAGAAGTTGGTCTTTCAGCAGCGTTGCCCTCTCTGACCTTCTCATAACACATAATGTGTTCTCACTGGATCACTTCAAAGTAATGACCATGTGTCTGATAAGCCTCCCCAACTCTGAATGTGATACTTAATCAGTCCCTTGTTAAAACTGCTAATGTGATGTAAATATAATGCTAATATGGAACCAATCTTAAAGGCCTCAAATAAGAATCTTCTACAGGTATGTTCACACCAGAATAACTATAACTATAGCGATAATGATATTAGCGTTGTTCAAAACAGCAGACAATAACACTCTCTTCATTGTCATTTGCCACTTTAAATCTTTGCGCTCTTTAAAGttgggtggattctgattggttatcAATGTTTCACCAAAATAGTTTCATGAGAGATCCCACTGCTATGAGtcgttatcattatagttgtaaTGTGGACTTCCCTATTTTCatagatttttataatgataatgtaaactttattattttaattattatttaagttaCCATCCCTGGTGTGAACGCCCCTTAAGAAACAAGATACAAAATGGTATTCTGAAAACTAAACTTTCAGTTTTACATCATTTGATTTTAGGAGGATTCATAGAGCCTCAGCAAACAGTACGACACCCATGCAGTGCTGTTTGTTAGCATTCATAGCTTTTGTTGGGATATACAGTACACACTGTCTCAAGGTCTGATCAAAAACTTGTTATGGTGATATTTTGTTCTAGTGAATCGAAAGTTGCTATGCTAAGCATGTAGCATGTCAATTAATACATTGGCTAACAATTACACCTGCTTAGAAATGCCTAGCATCCAAAGGGGTCGGACAAAATTATGTGAACCCTTGGGAAATAGGCAATATTTCTTTATTAAGGCATTCTACCACCATTTGATAGATATTGGTAGACATTCATACTTTTGAAGAGTCGAATGTCTGAACATCAGAACATCTGCCAGTTGCTGCAGAAAGTAATCTGCTTTTTACTCTTCTCTCCAAATCTGGATTGACAATATTCAAGTAAAGTGATTGATCTGGCCAGGGCAGGTTTTTTAGACACACATTTTCACTGTTCTGACCAGCAGAGAGCTGCTTGGGTTGAAAGTGACTTTGTGAGACAATAGACCTGCAAGCTGCACTTTAAACGTAATCCATCATCTCCTCTATAAGCGACTTGCAAACATTTTCTCCATTGGATTTTATTTAGGATGCAGTACCACACATTTAACAAGAGCATTTTGTTTCAGAGATACACGCCATGTTTCTGTAACTGCCTACGTCAAGTGAAAGAGAACAACAATAACATGCTCTGGATAACAGATTATGAGTTACATACAATAAAGACAATGCAGCACCAGTAATAAGAATTTCATATTTGGGGAATATGTCTCATTTGATGGAGAGGAGagaaatttacattatttttctaaACAAATTGCAAGACACACTTTGAGAATACAGATTCATTACATTCAAGGTGGGACTTCAGATAAATGGCAAATGCATCCTTCTAGTTAGAGCTCTCCCCTGAGGATATAGACGTGCATTTATACAGTAAAGCGATCTGGTCTGCAGCTGCTTTGGTTACCACCACCCTGTTGCCCTTTCCACCCAATTTCACCGTCACTCGATATCCTATTCTCTGACAAACCATTTTGTCAGATGAGAGAGTCTATAGGTATTTGATTTCCCTTAGAGAGCAGCGCACTGTATGAATCAAAGGCAAGGTCTTAGACATGATAGCATCAAACAAGAGGAGGCCAGCTCAGATACTGAGAGCTTTTGGGTCAGCCCAAGTCCTGGCGTGTTATTGTTTGTGTTCCTGTGAATAGTTAGTGTACAAACAAGACAATATAAACTAAGGGACTGATGTAGCTACACTATAAAATCAGCGGCTTCTACCCCACGTGTGGACTCTGCATCGTCACCAGCAAGTGATCCAATTTTTTTTGTCCACTTCAGCACTGAGCTTGTATTGCTGTCCTCAGTGCCGCAGAAAAGAGCTGGAACGGAGATGAAGGGAAACTGGGGCTGGGGCTTATTTTAACTGTcccatccagttttctggaggcccacctacAATAAAAATCCTGGCACGGCTAGTgcttagtaccaactgagcatcatttaaacaccacagcctacctgagtattgttgctgaccatgtccttccctttatgactacagtgtacccatcttctgataaTGCACCATgacacaaagctcaaatcatcttagactggtttcttgaacatgacaaagAATTTAAATCCACCTAAACAAAACctattttggttttagtttttacCTTTTATTCCAGCAGAGTAATCTGTTGTTGGAAACTCCCTGTGACATTAATTCAGTATCTGACCATCCATCATGGAAAATGTGATGGTTTTTTACCACAGCTGTTTGTATTTGTTTCCCCTCTGACCTCCAAACGTCCTCTGTGTTTTAGAGTAGACCCCTCCAACATGAAGAAATGCCTTGAATACACCTTGCTCCTCATCATCTCTACGCTTCACAGTAAAGCACAGCATTACCAGAGTAACTCACAGCGCTCTCTTCTAAACATAACACATATGTAACAGGAAGTTGCTCCACAGGACTGAAAGCCAGTGTTTATCTAGCACATACCAGGCCACGCTTTATCATTATTCTCTTCATTTACAGACTCGCTGCAGCAGAGAATCATTGGAGGACAGGAAGTTGAGCCCTCATCCACCAGGCCTCTATCCATTACAACAACTACCATTACTGCGGAGGAACACTCATTCACCGGCTGTGGGTGGTTACTGCTGCCCACTGCTGGAGACTTCAGTCACAATTCACCTTTATTGATAAGGAACTGCTACTACAGTATTTGAGGTCGGCCGAATCCTTCCACTGACTGTACTGATGTGATAATGTTGGGATCTGCTGTCTACTCCGTTCACAGGAGCTATTCAATCAAAGTGGTTTTGGGTGAACATAACCTCTCCAGTGTAGAGGGTGTTGAGCAGCTGTTCAGTGTGTCCAGGGTTCTGGTGTATTACATGTACAGTTACAGGACATTTGATAGTGACATATGCTCTTGAAAGTAAGTTCATCAagcatgaaatatataaatattgcacCCATTTTAATAAGTATATGTTTGTTTATCCTATCCCAGCTAGGAAGTAACAAACATATGTGCTAAAAGCAAATGCATAGTAAAAATATAAAGTAGTATTTGAGTGTGTTACttgctgtgtgtatatatatatatatatatattatatttatctgtTAGCTATTCAGAGCTTTGGGATTGgtactgtttttaatattttgacaaaatgaaatacagttaaaaaaaaatatatatatatatatatgatattaattcattatagttttttaaataatgtgccacaaatattttttcatgttttaattgattctactgtaatatataatacattttgttccTGTAATtataaagctgaattatcagcatgaTTACTTCTTTATTCACAGTCACATGTTTctttagaaatcaatctaatatgcatCATTGTTGCTAAAAAACTATAGCTCTggttattatcagtgctgaattatcggtccttgattctgattggttgagccgtgTTCGATGCTGTTGTAAATGACTCTACagacatacacctttgtttacttctgttgctcagcaaccactttgttggaaccacaactgtttctgaggaactacattgtttggtggaagaatacagaGTTTATTAATATCactacactttatttgctctgttttattctgtgaaacctttaTAATATCACCGCTTCATGTCATGCCTAACAATGCAGCTTAGCTGttttaaattcactgtaaaccacagcttcttggggcttattgctttattataacATTTGCCGTATTCATTCATTGTTGGATCTGTGCATTAGTAGGAAAAGCCTGCAGAGCTCAATGTCAACATTCAGCCAGCGGCGCTTTACAAGGAGGCACGTTTTGCACGGTGAGCGGCTGGGGTATCACTCAGGTCTACAGTCAGTCCCTGAACTGAACTGCCACACCATAGAAATGACAGCAGACGGTCAGAAAGACCCAGCGGTCAGTGTCTGTTAGATAAGATAAATACCAGCATCGAAACTTGTTTTATTCTGTTACGTTCTCAAACAAGGATGCTCAATTTATGAGTAGAGCAGGTTTTGGATATCACACtgcaaaaatgattttcttacatagtttaatatttttgtctggttttccagtacaaataccTAAACGTTTctgaatcaagatacatttaagcaaaatgaaaaaatatctgccaatacttgttgttttattttcttgcCCCATTGAcagatacattaaaaaataaaaaataactgaaatgttgatacattttttcagaaaataagaCTTGATATCTTAAATCATTTTGCTTCTTAAGGAAATGTATCTTCATTTAagaatattatgatattattactAGAATTTGTGGTTAAACTCATATTCATGTTGGTgtaaaatcaatttctaaccaacttaaatagtcatcttgataaaaaaaaaacattctatttttttttcttccaagacagaagattataaaataataaatcaaatatgttCCCAGCTTACTATTGCTGTTAGCCTATAAATCTCCAGCAGTCTGATGTGAGAAGGAAAtgctttttcattattattccaCTGTGTTATAGTGACCTTTATACCTCGGCCTCACTGTCTCTCGTCATGGCTAAGGGAAAGGTTGCTAATTTGCCTCTGACTGGAAATTACATAACTTTGCAGCATGACAGCATCACACAAATCAAACAACAACAGGGAGGTTGGAGAACTGGGAAAAGGGATTGGATGCCGGATCTGGAAAAAACTGAGTCACAGGCAAGTCTGTAGAGCCACAGAAACACAACACATAGCTTACACAACAGCACAGCAACATGGGAGATCAACAGATGAGAAGCGAGCATATTAATGGGCTGAATGAGCACTTGTCTGGAATTAAAGAGTTGATCTGGAAATCCCTAGAGGCCAGGAAATTTGCCTACTGCCCCTACAGCAAGTTCAGAGTCGGGGCGGCACTCCTGACACACGACGGGACGGTTTTCACAGGTGAGCAAAGGCTTGAAATGCTACGCAAAGGTCTTAAAGTTGTGTCAATATCAGAGAGTTTCTGGTTGTGTAAGAAACATCAAACGCTGTAACACGTTTTTGAATACTGCGTGAATAATGTATGAAGTGTGCTCAGTTTGTCGGCAAATTCACATAAAAGCTTGTTAAACCATTACATACCAACAGGAGGAAGAATAAAAGCAGGTAACACTTTTGAAACATTAATGAGAGTTAACACATGCTTTATGAGTCCGTATTAAGCGTCTCTCGAATCTGATTGGCCAGTCGTTACAATCAGCAGTCAGGTATTTCCTGAGTTTAACTGTTAGTGCTGTCAGTCATCTCATGTGGGAAACTGAATCGTCCTGTCTCTCGTATCACACTGCTCTCTTTTCATTCAAACACATTTCATGCACCTCGGCTATCGTAGGCTGTAATAGGCCATTATGAAAATAATGTTGCAATGTACATCTTGTTGCTAGAcaatttgttttgtatattttgatGCATTATTTTCTCTTAGTGGAAGCCAATTTACaagtaaaattacatgtaatatttctgtgtgtatatatatatatatatatatatatatatatatatatatatatatatatatatatatatatatatatatatatatatatataaacacacatacacaacaagggtcaatatatttgttaaaatatgtttaaaaaatatattaatgtaaatatttttcctagcaattatatttttaaacatttacattttaatacatattttttttaaaccatttaaaatgtatttattaaaactcaaatatataGTTTGCCCTCTATATTTCAAATTCCAAGAAAATACGTTCACTCATGTCATATGCTCCTGAAATACATTTgagtatattttgaaatatatttgagtACTTGAGGGTTGAAAGcaaatatatttcaatttcaaaactATAGTTTTGAACATTGAGTTTTACAACATATATGTagcataaatgttaaatatattttggccagaagaaaCAAAAGGAGTATGGAATAAGTctataaaaacagaacaaaactatGTATTATGGTATTATggtaaaattacatgtaatatttctgtgtatatatatataagaaatacacAGTTCTATTGATCTGAACAGGCTAATGCTCAGGTTAACTACTGATAACTCTTTGATCCGATTATGCAATGCAGTTATTTATTGCTCTTCTTCAAGTGACACAGCCTTGAACTGAGGTGAAGCAGCACTTAGTGTTCTTCAGTGAccatatcacacacacaacagtggcACGAGAGAGGACGTTTTTGTCGTCACAAAGAGTAAATAAAACTTAGCCCTGCATGACCTGACAGGCCTCTTCCAGACCAGCCAATAGAAATCGAACTCGGTACAAACACCAGTGCCAGATGTACCCGACATAATATTTACTTGTCTTGCTTACACAGTGTGATGTAACATACTTGGACATTTACACTCTGGTTTAAACGTCATTATTTCTCTACACAAGGCTGTAATGTGGAAAACGCGTGCTTCTGCTTGGGCATCTGTGCTGAGAAAACTGCCATCTCTAAGGCCGTCTCACATGGCTACAGGGATTTCAAAGCCATTGCTATCGCAAGGTAAATTTCTCCTGCATTCAACAGGCCATCTAGTGGTTGAATAACATTTCTAACCAACTCCATCTTTTAGTGATATGTGTGAGCAGTTCGTTTCTCCCTGTGGAGGCTGCAGGCAATTCATGAGAGAGGCAAGTTTCATTTACCACAGTCTTTCATGTCATTGAAACATCAGCATACTCAAGTTTCATTAAACATGTTATTTTGGTTTTCACCTAAACAGTTCGGGGCAAACTGGGACGTGTATTTGTCCAAACCTGACGGTTCCTATGTGGAGATGACTGTTGAGGAACTGCTGCCTGCGTCTTTCGGTCCAGAGGATTTAAAAATGAAGAAAGTGAATATTCGGAACGAGGTTTAGACGATAAACTCTTTGTAGTTTCAGTTGCACTGTGTAGACAGAAAAAGGTTTAAGTGGATTAATggtgtttaattcagtgttgggggtaacgcattacaagtaacgcgagttacgaaatcagattacttttttaaagtaactagtaaagtaacgcattactttttagtttacaagaaaatatcggagttactttttcaaaaaaagtaatgccagttactttgttttcccatttattgaccgACAAGTCTCCCGTTCCAAATATTGGGAGGAATCGAaagtacagaggcgttgtgtgcTCTGTGAACATGATGTTGTTCTAGACTAAATATggatgtgcattaattcatcccacttgcacaaaaaaaaaaagcaaaaaaaaggaTTTAGTATTTATTACAATGAATTGAcactcagaatatgatgcaaacctaCAATAggttaacacaaatgtatctaatccaattttattaaataatgtctttgctgctcacctttgatgatccagttcaaccatgctaataagcaaaattgataaactaacaattgtgcttcatatTGCTGAAGAGTATTGAACCTTCTTCTGCTTTCTGCTGTACAGGCGTGAATTCaaatttccttcagcctgaggtttattcattaaacGTTTTGgtatgaaagggcttttacatttgccagaaatagaacttcttatattaaaaacaattaagctcatatttaaaaagtaatgttaaaGTAAAGTAACATAACATACTTTCCATACAAAagaaatgtaattagttacttttttagggagcaatgcaacattgtaatgcattacttttaaacattaactttccccaacactgtgtTTAATAATGTGTTACTGTAAGGAATGTTGTATGAAAGtgtgtaaattgtaaaaaaacatatatatatatatatatattttaaataaatacagtcaaG encodes:
- the LOC113055108 gene encoding cytidine deaminase-like codes for the protein MGDQQMRSEHINGLNEHLSGIKELIWKSLEARKFAYCPYSKFRVGAALLTHDGTVFTGCNVENACFCLGICAEKTAISKAVSHGYRDFKAIAIASDMCEQFVSPCGGCRQFMREFGANWDVYLSKPDGSYVEMTVEELLPASFGPEDLKMKKVNIRNEV